The genomic segment GCCCCGGCCGGGGCGACGGTGGTGAACAGCGCGGCCATCGCGCACAGCAGGGCCGCCAGGAATCGAGCCATGTGATCCTCCGGTCAGGAGAGGACGAGCCGTGTTCCTCTGTGGGTGATTGTGCGGGCCCCGGCGCCGTGCCGTCGGTCAGGTGCGGCACGGCGCCGGGGAGTCTCACTCGGTGCGGACGACCACGACGCCTCCGGCGGGCACCGTCGCCGAGCCGTCGTACGCGGCGCGGTCGAGCACCCCGGTGCCGGTCACCCCGTACACGGTGACCGGCGCGTCCCCGTGGTTGATGAGGAACAGGTGGTCGCCCCGCCGTACGAGCTCGAGCGTGTCGGGCAGGCCGCGCGGCCGGGAGACGCCCGCGCCGTCGAGCACCCGGCCGAGGAGCCCGCGCAGGCCGGACCCGGCGTCCAGGGCGGTGGACACGTACCACGCGGTGCCCGCGCCCAGGTCGTGCCGGGTGACGGCGGGGTGCCCGGCATCGGGCCCGTCGCCGAACTCGTGCACGGCCCGCGCCCCCGCGAGCCGTACGCGCTCGGACCAGATCCGGCCGGTGGCGGAGAAGGGCTCCACCGTCACGGTCTCGTGCTCGCGCAGCGGGTGGAACTCCTCGACGACCACCCCGAGCACCTCGCGCAGCGCCCCGGGACAGGGCCCCGCGTGGACGGTGTCGTTCTCGTCCACGATTCCGGAGAAGTAGGAGACGAGCAGGTGCCCGCCCGCCTCCACGTAGCGGTGCAGGTTCTTCGCCGGCGCCTCTGCGAGCAGGTAGGAACTCGGCGCGACGACCAGCCGGTACGGCGACAGGTCGGCCGACGGGTGGACGAAGTCGACGGTGACGTGCTCCCGCCACAGCGCCTCGTAGTAGGCCTCGACGCGCTCCCGGAAGCGCAGGTCGGCCGAGGGCCGCCACTCGAACTCGAGCGCCCAGTAGGACTCCCAGTCCCACACCACGGCGACCTCGGCCGTCACCTGCGAGCCCCTGACCCCGGCGAGTTCGCGCAGGTCCGCGCCGAGCGCCACCACGTCGCGCCACATCTGCGAGTCGGTCCCGGCGTGCGGCACCATCGCCGAGTGGAACTTCTCCGCGCCGTGGCGGGAGGCGCGCCACTGGAAGAACATCGCCGAGTCCGAGCCGCGCGCAACGTGGGCGAGGGTGTTGCGGCGCATCTCCCCCGGCCGTTTGGCGAGGTTGCGCGGCTGCCAGTTGACCGCGCCCGTCGAGTGCTCCATCAGCATCCAGGGGCGGCCTCCGGCCACCGAGCGGGTGAGGTCGGCGGCCATGGCGAGTTCGATGTGCGGGTCGGCCCGCCCCGAGTCGAGGTAGTGGTCGTTGGCCACCACGTCGACCTCCGCCGCCCACCGCCAGTAGTCCATCGGCTTGCAGTTGGGGATCATGAAGTTGGTCGTGACGGGCAGGTCGCCGAACCGGCGGATCGTGTCCCGTTCCCTGCGGAAACAGGCGATGTGGGCGTCGACGGAGAACCGCATGAAGTCGAGCTGGAGCCCGGTGAGCAGGCCCGCCGGCGCGGCCACGGGCGGCTCGACCTCCTCGAACGAGCCGTAGGTCAGCCCCCAGAAGGTCGTGCCCCAGGCGGCGTTGAGCGCCCCCACGTCGCCGTACCTGTCCCTCAGCCAGGCGCGGAACGCCTCGGCCGACGTCGGGCAGTAGCAGTGGGCGTTGGCCCAGCCGTACTCGTTGTGCACGTGCCACATGACCACCGCGGGGTGGCCGGCGTACCGCCGGGCCAGTGCGGCGACGATCCGCTCGGACGCGGCGGCGTAGTCGGGCGAGCTCGGGCAGAAGCTGTGCCGTGAGCCTCCGCCGAGCACGTG from the Microbispora sp. ZYX-F-249 genome contains:
- a CDS encoding beta-galactosidase, giving the protein MPGYPVLPEGLAYGGDYNPEQWPEDVWREDVRLMREAGVNLVTVGVFNWGLIEPEEGEYDFSRLDRVLDLLHSAGVYADLATPTSSPPTWFRRRYPGSRLVDREGHVLGGGSRHSFCPSSPDYAAASERIVAALARRYAGHPAVVMWHVHNEYGWANAHCYCPTSAEAFRAWLRDRYGDVGALNAAWGTTFWGLTYGSFEEVEPPVAAPAGLLTGLQLDFMRFSVDAHIACFRRERDTIRRFGDLPVTTNFMIPNCKPMDYWRWAAEVDVVANDHYLDSGRADPHIELAMAADLTRSVAGGRPWMLMEHSTGAVNWQPRNLAKRPGEMRRNTLAHVARGSDSAMFFQWRASRHGAEKFHSAMVPHAGTDSQMWRDVVALGADLRELAGVRGSQVTAEVAVVWDWESYWALEFEWRPSADLRFRERVEAYYEALWREHVTVDFVHPSADLSPYRLVVAPSSYLLAEAPAKNLHRYVEAGGHLLVSYFSGIVDENDTVHAGPCPGALREVLGVVVEEFHPLREHETVTVEPFSATGRIWSERVRLAGARAVHEFGDGPDAGHPAVTRHDLGAGTAWYVSTALDAGSGLRGLLGRVLDGAGVSRPRGLPDTLELVRRGDHLFLINHGDAPVTVYGVTGTGVLDRAAYDGSATVPAGGVVVVRTE